One genomic region from Lacerta agilis isolate rLacAgi1 chromosome 13, rLacAgi1.pri, whole genome shotgun sequence encodes:
- the SKOR1 gene encoding SKI family transcriptional corepressor 1 — MESLAAASQLGTGRDSGSSSSSSPHSKQELQPYSGASPLKPNQVGETSLYGVPIVSLVIDGQERLCLAQISNTLLKNYSYNEIHNRRVALGITCVQCTPVQLEILRRAGAMPISSRRCGMITKREAERLCKSFLGEHKPPKLPENFAFDVVHECAWGSRGSFIPARYNSSRAKCIKCSYCSMYFSPNKFIFHSHRTPEAKYTQPDAANFNSWRRHLKLSDKTATDDLSHAWEDVKAMFNGGTRKRTFSLHGAGGGGGGSASHAAKSALHPPPPSSTDLPPVHKSLRCSGAEEQPGERGGLGLPAGAHGPAAAVRSYPVIPVPSKGFGMLQKLPPPLFPPPYGFPAAAFGLCPKKQDDSLGGAGGGDQVKAGALPQGMFWGPPHPHPPQPQQQPGGSAKDSGVYPSFPMFWPASGSLPVPPYPAQSQAKAAATAVVVAAAAAAAAAAVEPLGLRSHGHVELEGSEPSGSERSSATPQEGSGSGAADGERCSSALSRAAAVGEEERSGDEALLPPLPLPRKGSYLSAFRPVVKDAESIAKLYGTREAYGGPTGCPGYLSPDFLSEGSSSYRSLSPGNDTVDEPEVDVESNRFPEDEDEEEVPVEEAEEASPPQQLLLTETEEPLAAVGSVGVLAAAEKPAEKALEPDGSPPARSNSRGGYEVKIIINVTVALFLSQVYPQDREDRSQALKASTPLGPQTTPYLCTPERNEPDKEDNHSTAEDLESKKSYQNQRSISQPSPAHTDRGDEVVSIDVTGTQLGEKDIGNLARDELQKLLMEQMELRKKLEREFQSLKDNFQDQMKRELAYREEMVQQLQIVRDTLCNELDQERKARYAIQQKLKEAHDALHHFSCKMLTPRHCTGNCSFKPPLLPQ, encoded by the exons ATGGAGTCGCTGGCCGCCGCCAGTCAGCTGGGAACTGGGAGAgactctggctcctcctcctcctcctcgccccacTCCAAGCAGGAGCTGCAGCCTTACTCGGGCGCCAGCCCCCTGAAGCCCAACCAAGTCGGGGAGACCTCCTTGTATGGCGTGCCCATCGTGTCTCTCGTCATCGACGGGCAGGAGCGCCTGTGCCTGGCGCAGATCTCCAACACGCTGCTCAAGAACTACAGCTACAATGAGATCCACAACCGTCGGGTCGCGCTGGGGATCACCTGCGTGCAGTGCACCCCGGTGCAGCTGGAGATTCTCCGCCGGGCCGGCGCCATGCCCATCTCCTCGCGGCGCTGCGGCATGATCACCAAACGGGAAGCCGAGCGCCTTTGCAAGTCCTTCCTGGGCGAGCACAAGCCGCCCAAGCTGCCGGAGAACTTCGCCTTCGACGTGGTGCACGAGTGCGCCTGGGGCTCGCGCGGCAGCTTCATCCCGGCCCGCTACAACAGCTCGCGGGCCAAGTGCATTAAGTGCAGCTACTGCAGCATGTACTTCTCGCCCAACAAGTTCATCTTCCACTCCCACCGCACCCCCGAGGCCAAGTACACGCAGCCCGACGCCGCCAACTTCAACTCGTGGCGCCGCCACCTCAAGCTCAGCGACAAGACGGCCACCGACGACCTCAGCCACGCCTGGGAGGACGTCAAGGCTATGTTCAACGGTGGCACTCGCAAGCGGACCTTTTCCTTACAcggggcgggcggcggcggcggtggaaGCGCCTCCCATGCGGCCAAGAGCGCACTTCACCCACCGCCGCCCTCCTCCACAGACCTGCCCCCGGTGCACAAGAGCCTGCGCTGCAGCGGCGCCGAGGAGCAGCCCGGAGAACGCGGCGGGCTGGGCTTGCCCGCGGGGGCACACGGGCCGGCCGCAGCCGTGCGAAGCTACCCGGTCATCCCGGTGCCCAGCAAGGGCTTCGGGATGCTGCAGAAGCTGCCGCcgcctctcttcccacccccctacGGCTTCCCCGCCGCCGCCTTCGGGCTGTGCCCCAAAAAGCAGGACGATTCCCTGGGAGGCGCCGGGGGAGGCGACCAGGTCAAAGCCGGTGCTTTGCCGCAGGGCATGTTTTGGGggccgccccacccccacccgccccAGCCTCAGCAGCAGCCGGGGGGCTCAGCTAAGGACAGCGGAGTCTACCCGTCCTTCCCCATGTTCTGGCCGGCCTCCGGGAGCCTCCCGGTGCCGCCCTACCCGGCCCAGAGCCAGGCCAAGGCGGCCGCCACGGCGGTTGTCGTGGCCGCGGCCGCCGCGGCCGCAGCCGCCGCAGTAGAGCCTCTGGGCCTGCGGAGCCACGGCCACGTGGAGCTGGAAGGGTCGGAGCCGTCGGGCAGCGAGCGCAGCAGCGCCACCCCACAGGAAGGCTCGGGCTCCGGGGCCGCCGACGGCGAGCGCTGCTCCAGCGCCCTCTCCAGAGCTGCGGCCGTTGGGGAGGAGGAGCGCTCCGGGGACGAAGCCTTGCTGCCCCCACTGCCCCTGCCCAGGAAAGGCAGCTACCTGTCGGCCTTCCGCCCCGTCGTGAAAGACGCGGAGAGCATAGCCAAGCTCTACGGGACTCGCGAGGCCTACGGAGGCCCCACCGGCTGCCCGGGCTACCTCTCACCGGACTTCCTCAGCGAGGGTAGCTCCAGCTACCGCTCCCTCTCTCCGGGCAACGACACGGTGGACGAGCCCGAAGTGGACGTCGAATCCAACCGCTTTCCCGAGGACGAGGACGAGGAAGAGGTGCCCGTCGAGGAAGCCGAGGAAGCCTCTCCGCCCCAGCAGCTTCTCTTGACCGAGACCGAGGAGCCTCTTGCAGCCGTTGGCAGCGTCGGCGTCCTGGCGGCCGCGGAGAAGCCTGCGGAGAAGGCCCTGGAGCCCGACGGGAGCCCCCCGGCAAGGAGCAACAGCAGAGGCGGCTATGAGGT aaaaataataataaatgtgactGTTGCCCTGTTTCTTTCGCAGGTGTATCCACAAGACAGAGAGGATCGGTCGCAAGCTCTCAAAGCCAGCACCCCTCTGGGCCCCCAGACAACCCCTTACCTCTGCACTCCGGAGAGGAATG AACCAGATAAAGAAGACAATCATTCGACAGCTGAGGATTTGGAGAGCAAGAAATCCTATCAGAACCAAAGGAGCATctctcagcccagcccagcccacacCGACCGAG GAGACGAGGTGGTCAGCATTGACGTCACCGGGACTCAACTAGGGGAGAAAGATATTGGGAACCTCGCGAGAG ATGAGTTGCAAAAACTCCTCATGGAGCAAATGGAGCTGAGGAAAAAACTGGAACGGGAATTCCAAAGTCTGAAAG ATAACTTTCAAGACCAGATGAAGAGGGAACTGGCCTACCGCGAAGAAATGGTGCAGCAGCTGCAAATTGTGCGGG ATACCCTGTGCAATGAGCTGGACCAAGAAAGGAAAGCTCGCTACGCCATTCAGCAGAAGCTAAAAG AGGCCCACGACGCGCTGCACCACTTCTCCTGCAAAATGCTGACTCCCCGCCACTGCACCGGGAACTGCTCCTTCAAGCCTCCTTTGCTGCCCCAGTGA